A genomic segment from Actinoplanes sichuanensis encodes:
- a CDS encoding helix-turn-helix transcriptional regulator, giving the protein MPVSAPRFVGREREAAALREALARPPAIVLVEGEAGIGKSRLLREWLAAPDRHTTLVSVCPPLRESLTLGPIVDAFHGIERPVRGLRLTALAGALRPLFPEWSADLPPALPPLDDAKAARHRLFRALDELLRALRVDVLVLEDAHWADEVTLEFLLFVISRQHSDGPSLVISYRPEEVDDASLLLRLTSRLPAGVTQLRIALAPMRPDDTAQLVSSMLDGNPISQEFTTFLHDRTGGVPLALEESVRLMYDRADLVFRDGQWVRLKLRELQVPPTVRDSTRERVSRLSPTAQQALRAAATLAEPSSAATIAMTAGLSPDVCRDGIAEAAGAGVLDGDDRVRWRFRHVLAATAVYEAIPLTDRRHLHLRAGRALEHLRPLPVARLAHHFREARETRSWARYAEQGAELAMASGDHTKAVDLLVDLLSWTVLPPTDRARVARLAGVAALGRREPVDEVYHRVIRTLRSVLESPGLSARQQAEIRNPLGRLLITGGEAQAALSELEQAVAGLDHDPVEAARAMTYLGWAYAGPWPASTHRRWLDRAAELTARIDSPEQRLNLAGNRAAALLMLGEEEAWEVVAGLPVDGRTAAERLDVARIHVNIGTGALIWGRYADAAEHLAVAERLAETEQASRLQHNVRLEQANLAWNTGRWDGLAETSAALADADRDRPAHYLGSIRLAARLAAAAGRRRAAEEQFRLVLEESARLGAADDTMEAAAALARLWLTDGNSGRAVQITDEPMDTVRRKGIWIWATDLVPARIEALLAAGDRPAATRLVDRFARGLRGRTAPAPRAALAVCRALLLAAAGDHARAATAFDRAARAWSALPRPYDALRAREHQAEALLAQGRDEPGRELLAAQYEELFRLGARGDADRVAQRLREHGADVPRLWRGGRRGYGDQLSPRELDVVQLVVAGKTNREISRILSKSPATVDQQLRAAMRKLNVNSRTALAVKAVEAGVFVNFDVSAG; this is encoded by the coding sequence ATGCCCGTTTCCGCGCCGCGTTTCGTCGGTCGTGAACGGGAGGCGGCGGCGCTGCGGGAGGCCCTGGCCCGTCCACCGGCGATCGTGCTGGTGGAGGGGGAGGCGGGGATCGGCAAGAGCCGGCTGCTGCGGGAGTGGCTGGCCGCGCCGGACCGGCACACCACCCTGGTGTCGGTGTGTCCACCGCTGCGTGAGTCGCTGACGCTGGGACCGATCGTCGACGCGTTCCACGGGATCGAGCGTCCGGTGCGGGGCCTGCGGCTCACCGCACTCGCGGGCGCGTTGCGGCCGCTGTTTCCGGAGTGGTCGGCGGATCTGCCGCCCGCGCTGCCGCCGCTGGACGATGCGAAGGCGGCCCGACACCGGCTGTTCCGGGCCCTCGACGAGTTGCTGCGGGCGCTGCGGGTCGACGTCCTGGTGCTGGAGGACGCGCACTGGGCCGACGAGGTGACGCTGGAGTTCCTGCTGTTCGTCATCTCCCGGCAGCACTCCGACGGGCCCAGCCTGGTGATCTCCTACCGGCCGGAGGAGGTGGACGACGCGTCGCTGCTGCTGCGGCTGACGTCCCGGCTGCCCGCCGGGGTGACCCAGCTGCGGATCGCCCTGGCGCCGATGCGGCCCGACGACACGGCGCAACTGGTGTCCTCGATGCTGGACGGCAACCCGATCTCGCAGGAGTTCACGACGTTCCTGCACGACCGGACCGGCGGCGTTCCGCTGGCCCTGGAGGAGTCGGTCCGGCTCATGTACGACCGGGCCGACCTGGTCTTCCGGGACGGCCAGTGGGTCCGGTTGAAGCTGCGCGAGTTGCAGGTGCCGCCGACGGTGCGCGACTCCACCCGGGAGCGGGTGAGCCGGCTGTCGCCGACCGCGCAGCAGGCGTTGCGGGCGGCGGCCACGCTGGCCGAGCCGTCCTCGGCGGCGACGATCGCGATGACCGCCGGCCTGTCACCGGACGTGTGTCGGGACGGTATCGCGGAGGCGGCCGGTGCCGGTGTGCTGGACGGCGACGACCGGGTCCGGTGGCGGTTCCGGCACGTGCTGGCCGCCACCGCCGTCTACGAGGCGATCCCGCTGACCGACCGCAGGCACTTGCACCTGCGGGCCGGCCGGGCGCTGGAACACCTGCGGCCGCTGCCGGTGGCCCGCCTGGCCCATCACTTCCGCGAGGCCCGCGAGACGAGATCCTGGGCACGGTACGCCGAGCAGGGCGCCGAACTGGCGATGGCCTCCGGTGACCACACCAAGGCCGTCGATCTGCTGGTCGACCTGCTGTCGTGGACCGTCCTGCCGCCGACGGACCGGGCACGTGTCGCGCGCCTCGCCGGAGTCGCCGCGCTGGGTCGTCGGGAACCGGTCGACGAGGTTTATCACCGGGTGATCCGTACCCTGCGCTCGGTGTTGGAAAGCCCCGGCCTCTCGGCGCGTCAGCAGGCCGAGATCCGTAACCCGCTGGGGCGTCTGCTGATCACCGGAGGTGAGGCGCAGGCCGCGCTCAGCGAGTTGGAGCAGGCGGTGGCCGGTCTCGACCACGACCCGGTCGAGGCGGCCCGGGCGATGACCTACCTCGGCTGGGCGTACGCGGGGCCGTGGCCCGCCTCGACCCATCGGCGCTGGCTGGACCGTGCCGCCGAACTGACCGCCCGGATCGACTCGCCCGAGCAGCGGCTGAATCTGGCCGGGAACCGGGCCGCCGCGCTGCTCATGCTGGGTGAGGAGGAGGCCTGGGAGGTCGTCGCCGGGCTGCCCGTCGACGGCAGGACGGCGGCCGAGCGTCTCGATGTGGCCCGCATCCACGTGAACATCGGCACCGGGGCGCTGATCTGGGGCCGGTACGCCGACGCCGCGGAACACCTCGCCGTGGCCGAGCGCCTCGCCGAGACCGAACAGGCGTCCCGGTTGCAGCACAACGTCCGGCTCGAACAGGCCAACCTGGCGTGGAACACCGGCCGCTGGGACGGTCTCGCGGAGACGAGCGCGGCCCTCGCCGACGCCGACCGGGACCGGCCGGCGCACTACCTCGGCAGTATCCGCCTCGCGGCCCGGCTGGCGGCCGCGGCCGGTCGGCGACGTGCCGCTGAGGAGCAGTTCCGGCTGGTCCTGGAGGAGTCGGCCCGTCTCGGCGCGGCCGACGACACGATGGAGGCGGCCGCTGCTCTGGCCCGGCTGTGGCTGACCGACGGGAACAGCGGCCGGGCGGTGCAGATCACCGACGAGCCGATGGACACGGTACGGCGTAAGGGCATCTGGATCTGGGCGACGGACCTGGTGCCGGCCCGGATCGAGGCGCTGCTCGCCGCCGGTGACCGGCCGGCCGCGACCCGCCTGGTCGACCGGTTCGCCCGGGGACTGCGTGGCCGTACCGCGCCCGCGCCTCGGGCCGCGCTCGCCGTGTGCCGTGCCCTGCTGCTCGCCGCCGCCGGCGACCACGCCCGGGCGGCGACGGCCTTCGACCGGGCGGCGCGTGCCTGGAGCGCGTTGCCCCGCCCCTACGACGCTCTGCGCGCCCGCGAACATCAGGCCGAGGCGCTGCTGGCGCAGGGCCGGGACGAGCCGGGCCGGGAACTGCTGGCGGCACAGTACGAGGAGCTGTTCCGGCTGGGTGCGCGCGGCGACGCGGACCGGGTCGCCCAGCGGCTGCGCGAGCACGGCGCCGACGTGCCGCGTCTGTGGCGGGGCGGCCGACGCGGGTACGGCGACCAGCTCTCCCCTCGCGAGCTCGACGTGGTCCAGCTGGTCGTCGCCGGCAAGACGAACCGCGAGATCAGCCGGATCCTGTCCAAATCTCCGGCCACCGTGGATCAACAATTGCGCGCGGCGATGCGCAAGCTGAACGTGAACTCGCGCACCGCGCTCGCGGTCAAGGCCGTGGAAGCCGGCGTGTTCGTGAATTTTGACGTATCCGCCGGATAG
- a CDS encoding ATP-binding protein — MARLGRTSGQPSPSGPADCGVDDPQMRNPEAARYGKFSLQIRNRVGCMVVEGSLTGIAPRQLTAVLARRLTEEPALVLNGPRTVGKSTLLHALADRLGRAVIDCDDPATRAAVRADPGRFVSGPGPILIDEYQHVPDLLGAIKAELNRDLSPGRFVLAGSTRYVTLPEAGQALTGRVDILEVLPLTQAEIDGATGACLVSRLLDGADVSLGSMPSTTTRDEYARRITSGGMPVVLRRPPGRSRSRWFANYLDLVIERDVLELSRVRQREMLPRLLRVLAARSGQVLNIAGVASAVGMEKSSAENYVKLLEAVFLVSRVPAWGTTLGSRVARQPKVHLVDSGVMAWLLGLTPEKIATNDPATLTVYGHLVETFAVGEILRQVSWSDAPVAVGHFRTAEAHEVDLVLERDDGMVFAFEIKAGTRVDQSDLAGIRALRARLGDRLASAMVLYTGALAFRFDDGTSVLPLDTLWSHAG, encoded by the coding sequence GTGGCTCGCCTTGGCCGTACTTCCGGCCAACCATCCCCATCAGGGCCTGCTGATTGCGGAGTAGACGATCCGCAGATGCGGAATCCAGAGGCCGCAAGATACGGAAAATTTTCCCTGCAGATACGGAACAGGGTAGGCTGCATGGTCGTGGAGGGCTCTCTCACCGGCATAGCTCCGCGCCAGCTCACGGCCGTACTGGCCCGTCGCCTGACCGAGGAACCGGCCCTGGTTCTCAACGGTCCCCGGACCGTCGGCAAAAGCACCCTTCTGCATGCTCTCGCCGACCGGTTGGGACGCGCCGTCATCGACTGCGACGATCCCGCCACCCGAGCTGCGGTACGTGCCGACCCTGGACGTTTCGTCAGCGGCCCCGGCCCGATCCTGATCGACGAGTATCAGCATGTCCCGGATCTGCTCGGTGCGATCAAGGCCGAGCTGAACCGGGACCTCAGTCCGGGACGGTTCGTCCTGGCGGGATCGACGCGGTATGTGACCCTCCCGGAGGCAGGGCAGGCGTTGACCGGTCGGGTCGACATTCTGGAGGTGCTGCCTCTGACTCAGGCGGAGATCGACGGGGCAACCGGGGCCTGCCTGGTGAGCAGGCTGCTCGATGGCGCTGACGTGTCGCTCGGCTCCATGCCGTCCACGACGACGCGGGACGAGTATGCCCGCCGGATCACCTCCGGTGGAATGCCTGTCGTGTTGCGCCGCCCGCCGGGTCGGTCCCGGTCGCGCTGGTTCGCGAATTACCTTGATCTCGTCATCGAGCGTGACGTGCTGGAGTTGAGCCGGGTACGTCAGCGGGAGATGCTCCCGCGGCTGCTGCGCGTTCTCGCCGCCCGGTCCGGTCAGGTCCTCAACATCGCCGGCGTCGCCTCGGCGGTGGGGATGGAGAAGTCCAGCGCAGAGAACTACGTGAAGCTTCTCGAGGCTGTCTTTCTGGTTTCGCGGGTGCCGGCATGGGGGACGACGCTCGGCTCTCGAGTGGCCCGCCAGCCGAAGGTCCATCTTGTCGACTCAGGCGTCATGGCGTGGCTTCTCGGCCTCACGCCCGAGAAGATCGCCACGAACGATCCGGCGACCTTGACGGTGTACGGCCACCTGGTGGAGACGTTCGCCGTCGGTGAGATCCTCCGGCAGGTGAGCTGGTCGGACGCCCCGGTCGCGGTCGGTCACTTCCGCACCGCCGAAGCCCATGAGGTGGATCTGGTGCTGGAGCGCGATGACGGGATGGTCTTCGCGTTCGAGATCAAAGCCGGCACTCGCGTCGACCAGTCCGACCTCGCCGGAATCCGAGCGCTCCGGGCCCGCCTCGGTGATCGCCTCGCGTCGGCCATGGTGTTGTACACCGGAGCGTTGGCGTTCCGATTCGACGACGGCACATCGGTGCTTCCCCTGGACACACTCTGGTCGCACGCGGGGTAG
- a CDS encoding S8 family serine peptidase, producing the protein MRLKAIAATLATLVGLSLLPTLPAYAADPDAADKIAPSLTDRFRTQPSADFWITFETGADLAPATKIADWTARGRFVYDALTAAAKNSVASVAPELDRAGVKYTSYPIANAVLVKGGTEKLALDVAARVQVAEIHATPQVALVDPVDEKITVERSAAEDTVTWGLEAIHAPQAWAMGATGAGITVSNLDSGVQFDHPALARQYRGAKPDGTVDHNYNWMATRGSCTAAPCDDNGHGTHTMGTMVGVDGADHVGVAPDARWIATDGCCTSSGVESLLRSGWWLLAPTDVQGDNPDPSQRPHVINNSWGQNVEHDFDGFFEAIDEAWTAAGIFSVWSSGNTSPYAACDTVSTPGAAGSAYSVGALSPGGTLASFSRKGEGDGGRIKPEISAPGDGVRSSYPNNGYVEMSGTSMAAPHVAGAVAALWSYDPTLIGQVDETRRLLGESAVDVDDTECGGTAEINNKYGEGRLDLVRLLELAPREGGTLTGVVTANGAPVPAADVTISGPFSRSIGTDADGRFTTNLPVGDYRLSTRVFGYLTATADVTITLGRDTPVTLPLTAAARHDVSGRVVDDKQRPVPNADVTVKDTPLKPVRTDADGRFTITAVPEGGYALAVEPNACFSPRTVPLTVGARNEPSEIPVGLIVDGGGYSCAVAEGEHLRGTDQVTFSGGVWATVKLPFPIALYNGSHDTLGVGLRGVIAPDGSTGPGYGGAGIFPLYVETPVEFAPGGGVFTAATKVDGEDAFVIEYRNAKLWSWPTRAEYTEPVDFSATLTRSGTVIFGYGDGIGGDDPVTAGLHAVTGIQGWAGVDGIRFSDHAPVLHDGMIVTYDMPDFGYLDATVVDQNDGLPVAGAKVSVSNADGLVEAVTTNGTGLVHRQLPVGDYTMTVEAPNYTTVAYPFALKELYAKATIDVRLTTGAAGLKTDGLDALLGTDQNGVGSLTLTNNGSAPLTYNLGEAARHPELDAAGATARTGTGAVGSIDLAAWKAGASGMKPSNVDGKVTTSTLSEAQAAAKVGATSGGDVITRIAIPGTIAEKEPSGIGYDGDVWVHDYNARTNTAYTVTGKKTGKVFDASWNPAYRAFDMALDTRTGDMCQMEDSPASYIHCFDRATGKETRQIKGDWSTLQLTGLAYNPNRDVFYVGGRANGMIGTVAGTSHDKPGTLLSFCAPPLPEVMGLAYNQASDTIWYTDLTGNRPTRLLQVDPADCSLVNAWWFPGRKPGLGGGLETDATGALWAADQIADDVVLVDVEDDLITDLPWLSLSATGGTLAPGQSTTVKVSISAKGVEPGVQGANIVVRSDSGRQPKTYVPVTLTTTKYQVGVNSGGAKLTDAAGFTWSADQAASKKTWGYEGKTKTIDTRTPIAGTVDDALFQSQRTTADKQLFYRFPDAPKGTYTVDFGFAEIDRAARGKRVFDVLVDGALTDYAYDPAAAVGPNTADWRKTVVQHAGGPLTVELRGSKGLQPPSIAALRVTLDPRADVAEPEPQPEQPDPGPVPVAAAGRSYTMKVVDGLYRQGTEESGWHGDDLCGVLWFGSGYLQPFYDTAWDGVCVTTNGTLTFDRADTSGGNRALPSPYPIDAIYPFWDDLVVDDEAGIYFGTTQVDGVAAQVVEWRNATFYSDRTARVSFSVTLIADGRIQIGYGDGVGGDNPLTRGSSATVGVESLNRNPAGQYSVDQPVLKAGLGLEYHLPAAGTIEGTVTDRNDGKPIEGAIVTLGDRVITTDVKGRWKAQALVGENIVRVEAPNYVTASHPVTITKKDQAEVRDTALTTGVATVTTGTLDWLLDRDRRATAGVTVTNSGSAPLEVHVGEAADLPWLTLTGAAATGTVTLAAGATTTVTVTADNAGIQPGVLLGDLLVASNAGKGDTQLKPVRLATSAYWRAVDAGGPGYLGGGGFWSPDQALGSRTWGHVGGKVATTRADIAGTRDDALFRTQRTGETFKYVFKNAPAGTYRIGLDFAELEKVRPGQRAFDVLADGKVLLYDHDVQAKAGTLTANTNTVTVKHTGGDLTIVFTREKGEADPILNALKVQEDPRL; encoded by the coding sequence ATGAGACTCAAAGCCATTGCCGCAACGCTGGCCACCCTGGTCGGCCTGAGCCTGCTCCCGACCCTGCCGGCGTACGCGGCGGACCCGGACGCCGCCGACAAGATCGCGCCGAGCCTGACCGACCGGTTCCGTACGCAGCCGTCCGCCGACTTCTGGATCACCTTCGAGACCGGCGCCGACCTCGCACCGGCCACGAAGATCGCCGACTGGACCGCTCGTGGCCGGTTCGTCTACGACGCGCTGACCGCGGCGGCGAAGAACTCCGTGGCGTCGGTCGCCCCCGAACTGGACCGGGCCGGTGTCAAGTACACCTCCTATCCGATCGCCAACGCCGTGCTGGTCAAGGGCGGCACCGAGAAACTCGCCCTCGACGTGGCGGCCCGGGTGCAGGTCGCCGAGATCCACGCGACACCGCAGGTCGCGCTGGTCGACCCGGTGGACGAGAAGATCACCGTCGAGCGGTCCGCCGCTGAGGACACCGTCACGTGGGGTCTGGAGGCCATCCACGCCCCGCAGGCGTGGGCGATGGGCGCCACCGGTGCCGGCATCACCGTGTCCAACCTCGACTCGGGCGTGCAGTTCGACCACCCCGCCCTGGCCCGCCAGTACCGCGGCGCGAAGCCGGACGGCACCGTCGATCACAACTACAACTGGATGGCCACCCGCGGCTCGTGCACGGCCGCACCCTGCGACGACAACGGGCACGGCACGCACACCATGGGCACCATGGTCGGCGTCGACGGCGCCGACCACGTCGGCGTCGCACCCGACGCGCGGTGGATCGCGACCGACGGCTGCTGTACGAGCAGCGGCGTCGAGTCGCTGCTGCGGTCCGGTTGGTGGCTGCTCGCTCCGACCGACGTCCAGGGCGACAACCCCGACCCGTCCCAGCGGCCGCACGTCATCAACAACTCGTGGGGTCAGAACGTCGAACACGACTTCGACGGCTTCTTCGAGGCCATCGACGAGGCCTGGACCGCCGCCGGCATCTTCAGCGTCTGGTCGTCCGGCAACACCTCGCCGTACGCGGCCTGCGACACCGTCTCCACGCCCGGCGCCGCCGGGAGCGCCTACTCCGTCGGTGCCCTCTCGCCGGGCGGCACACTCGCGTCGTTCTCCCGCAAGGGCGAGGGCGACGGCGGCCGGATCAAGCCGGAGATCTCCGCACCGGGCGACGGCGTCCGCTCGTCCTACCCGAACAACGGCTACGTCGAGATGTCCGGTACGTCGATGGCGGCACCGCACGTCGCCGGTGCCGTCGCGGCGCTCTGGAGCTACGACCCGACCCTGATCGGGCAGGTCGACGAGACCCGCCGCCTGCTCGGCGAGTCGGCCGTCGACGTCGACGACACCGAGTGCGGCGGCACCGCCGAGATCAACAACAAGTACGGCGAGGGCCGGCTCGACCTGGTCCGCCTGCTGGAGCTCGCACCCCGCGAGGGCGGCACCCTCACCGGTGTCGTCACCGCGAACGGCGCCCCGGTGCCGGCCGCCGACGTGACGATCAGCGGACCGTTCAGCCGGTCGATCGGCACCGACGCCGACGGCCGGTTCACCACGAACCTCCCGGTCGGCGACTACCGGCTCAGCACCAGGGTCTTCGGCTACCTGACCGCGACCGCCGACGTCACGATCACCCTCGGCCGGGACACCCCGGTCACCCTGCCGCTCACCGCCGCCGCACGGCACGACGTCAGCGGCCGGGTCGTCGACGACAAGCAACGGCCCGTCCCGAACGCCGACGTCACCGTCAAGGACACGCCACTGAAGCCGGTACGCACGGATGCCGACGGCAGGTTCACCATCACCGCCGTCCCCGAGGGCGGGTACGCCCTGGCCGTCGAACCCAACGCCTGCTTCTCACCCCGGACCGTCCCGCTGACCGTCGGCGCGCGCAACGAGCCGTCCGAGATCCCGGTCGGGTTGATCGTCGACGGAGGCGGCTACAGCTGTGCCGTCGCCGAGGGCGAACACCTGCGCGGCACCGACCAGGTCACCTTCAGCGGCGGTGTGTGGGCCACGGTGAAACTGCCGTTCCCGATCGCGCTCTACAACGGCAGCCACGACACCCTCGGCGTCGGCCTGCGCGGGGTCATCGCCCCGGACGGCAGCACCGGACCCGGCTACGGTGGTGCCGGCATCTTCCCGCTCTACGTCGAGACCCCGGTCGAGTTCGCCCCGGGCGGCGGTGTCTTCACGGCGGCCACCAAGGTCGACGGTGAGGACGCGTTCGTCATCGAGTACCGCAACGCCAAGCTCTGGTCCTGGCCGACCCGGGCGGAATACACCGAGCCGGTCGACTTCTCGGCCACGCTCACCCGCTCCGGCACGGTGATCTTCGGGTACGGCGACGGCATCGGCGGCGACGACCCGGTGACCGCCGGCCTGCACGCCGTCACCGGTATCCAGGGCTGGGCCGGTGTCGACGGCATCCGGTTCTCCGACCACGCCCCGGTACTGCACGACGGCATGATCGTCACCTACGACATGCCCGACTTCGGGTACCTCGACGCGACCGTCGTCGACCAGAACGACGGGCTGCCGGTCGCCGGGGCGAAGGTCTCCGTCAGCAACGCCGACGGGCTGGTCGAGGCCGTCACCACCAACGGGACCGGCCTCGTGCATCGCCAGCTCCCGGTCGGCGACTACACCATGACCGTCGAGGCACCGAACTACACGACCGTGGCGTACCCCTTCGCGCTGAAGGAGCTCTACGCGAAGGCGACCATCGACGTGCGCCTGACCACGGGTGCCGCCGGGCTGAAGACCGACGGTCTGGACGCGCTGCTGGGCACCGACCAGAACGGCGTGGGTTCGCTGACGCTGACCAACAACGGATCGGCGCCTCTCACGTACAACCTGGGTGAAGCCGCCCGGCACCCCGAACTCGACGCCGCGGGTGCCACCGCGCGCACCGGCACGGGCGCGGTCGGCTCGATCGACCTCGCGGCGTGGAAGGCCGGGGCGAGCGGCATGAAGCCGTCGAACGTCGACGGCAAGGTCACCACGTCGACCCTGTCGGAGGCGCAGGCCGCGGCCAAGGTCGGCGCGACCTCCGGCGGCGACGTCATCACCCGGATCGCCATCCCCGGCACGATCGCGGAGAAGGAGCCCTCCGGCATCGGGTACGACGGCGACGTCTGGGTCCACGACTACAACGCGCGGACCAACACCGCCTACACGGTGACCGGAAAGAAGACCGGCAAGGTGTTCGACGCGTCGTGGAACCCCGCGTACCGGGCGTTCGACATGGCCCTGGACACCCGGACCGGGGACATGTGCCAGATGGAGGACAGCCCGGCCAGTTACATCCACTGCTTCGACCGGGCGACCGGGAAGGAGACTCGGCAGATCAAGGGGGACTGGTCGACGCTGCAGCTGACCGGTCTCGCGTACAACCCGAACCGGGACGTCTTCTACGTCGGCGGCCGCGCGAACGGCATGATCGGGACCGTCGCCGGTACGTCCCACGACAAGCCGGGCACGCTGCTGTCCTTCTGCGCCCCGCCACTGCCCGAGGTGATGGGCCTGGCCTACAACCAGGCGTCCGACACCATCTGGTACACCGACCTCACCGGGAACCGGCCCACCCGCCTGCTGCAGGTCGACCCGGCCGACTGCTCGCTGGTGAACGCGTGGTGGTTCCCCGGCCGGAAACCCGGTCTGGGCGGTGGCCTGGAGACCGACGCCACCGGCGCGCTGTGGGCGGCCGACCAGATCGCCGACGACGTCGTGCTCGTCGACGTCGAGGACGACCTGATCACCGACCTGCCGTGGCTGTCGCTCTCCGCGACCGGCGGCACCCTCGCCCCAGGCCAGTCGACGACCGTCAAGGTCTCGATCTCCGCCAAGGGTGTCGAGCCCGGCGTCCAGGGCGCGAACATCGTGGTCCGCTCCGACTCCGGACGACAGCCCAAGACCTACGTCCCGGTGACGCTCACGACCACGAAATACCAGGTCGGGGTCAACTCCGGCGGCGCGAAACTCACCGACGCCGCCGGCTTCACCTGGTCCGCCGATCAGGCCGCGAGCAAGAAGACGTGGGGCTACGAGGGCAAGACCAAGACCATCGACACCAGGACCCCGATCGCCGGTACGGTCGACGACGCGCTGTTCCAGTCGCAGCGCACCACGGCCGACAAGCAGTTGTTCTACCGCTTCCCGGACGCGCCGAAGGGCACCTACACGGTCGACTTCGGGTTCGCCGAGATCGACCGGGCGGCCCGGGGCAAACGGGTGTTCGACGTGCTCGTGGACGGAGCACTGACCGATTACGCCTACGATCCGGCCGCGGCCGTCGGGCCGAACACCGCCGACTGGCGTAAGACGGTCGTGCAGCACGCGGGCGGTCCGCTGACCGTGGAGTTGCGGGGCTCGAAGGGCCTGCAACCTCCGAGCATCGCCGCACTGCGGGTGACGCTCGACCCGCGCGCCGACGTGGCGGAGCCGGAACCCCAGCCCGAGCAGCCGGACCCCGGCCCCGTGCCGGTGGCGGCCGCCGGTCGTTCGTACACCATGAAGGTCGTCGATGGGCTCTATCGGCAGGGGACCGAGGAGTCCGGCTGGCACGGTGACGACCTGTGTGGCGTGCTGTGGTTCGGTTCCGGCTACCTCCAGCCGTTCTACGACACCGCCTGGGACGGGGTGTGCGTGACGACGAACGGCACGCTCACCTTCGACCGCGCCGACACGTCCGGTGGCAACCGGGCGCTGCCGTCGCCGTACCCGATCGACGCGATCTACCCGTTCTGGGACGACCTCGTCGTCGACGACGAGGCGGGCATCTACTTCGGCACCACCCAGGTGGACGGGGTGGCCGCGCAGGTCGTCGAATGGCGCAACGCCACCTTCTACAGCGACCGGACGGCTCGGGTCAGCTTCTCGGTCACCCTGATCGCCGACGGACGGATCCAGATCGGGTACGGCGACGGCGTCGGCGGCGACAACCCGCTCACCCGGGGCTCGTCGGCGACGGTCGGGGTGGAGAGCCTGAACCGCAATCCCGCCGGCCAGTACTCCGTCGACCAGCCCGTTCTGAAGGCCGGACTGGGCCTGGAGTACCACCTCCCGGCCGCGGGCACGATCGAGGGCACGGTCACCGACCGCAACGACGGCAAGCCGATCGAGGGCGCGATCGTCACGCTCGGCGACCGGGTCATCACGACCGACGTGAAGGGTCGGTGGAAGGCCCAGGCGCTGGTCGGCGAGAACATCGTGCGGGTCGAGGCACCGAACTACGTCACCGCGAGCCACCCGGTGACCATCACGAAGAAGGACCAGGCGGAGGTACGGGACACCGCGCTGACCACCGGCGTCGCCACCGTCACGACCGGAACCCTCGACTGGCTGCTCGACCGGGACCGGCGGGCGACGGCCGGCGTGACCGTCACCAACAGCGGCTCCGCTCCGCTCGAAGTGCACGTCGGTGAGGCCGCCGACCTTCCCTGGCTGACCCTCACCGGTGCGGCCGCGACCGGTACGGTCACGCTCGCGGCCGGCGCCACCACCACGGTCACGGTGACCGCCGACAACGCCGGGATCCAGCCCGGCGTACTCCTCGGGGATCTGCTCGTGGCGTCGAACGCCGGTAAGGGCGACACCCAGCTCAAACCGGTGCGCCTGGCCACCTCGGCCTACTGGAGGGCCGTCGACGCCGGCGGCCCGGGATACCTCGGTGGTGGCGGTTTCTGGTCCCCGGACCAGGCGCTCGGCTCGCGGACCTGGGGCCACGTCGGCGGCAAGGTGGCGACCACCCGGGCCGACATCGCCGGGACCAGGGACGACGCGCTGTTCCGCACCCAGCGGACCGGCGAGACGTTCAAGTACGTGTTCAAGAACGCCCCGGCCGGGACGTACCGGATCGGCCTCGACTTCGCCGAGCTGGAGAAGGTCCGACCCGGGCAGCGTGCCTTCGACGTACTGGCCGACGGCAAGGTGCTCCTCTACGACCACGACGTGCAGGCGAAGGCGGGCACCCTGACCGCGAACACCAACACGGTCACCGTCAAGCACACCGGCGGCGACCTGACCATCGTGTTCACCCGCGAGAAGGGCGAGGCCGACCCGATCCTCAACGCCTTGAAGGTCCAGGAGGACCCGAGACTCTGA